A genome region from Lutra lutra chromosome 11, mLutLut1.2, whole genome shotgun sequence includes the following:
- the LOC125081419 gene encoding TATA box-binding protein-associated factor RNA polymerase I subunit D-like, with product MASNSAVEIDSESDSSSSGSSLFKTQCVPYSPKRVQRNRTRKFVHSPKVAQARDSSSDSSFEPRPLTLKAIFERFKKRKRKKKKYKPTGRPRGRPTGRKNSRRSQINKKQVQDKGSGFPFLESENARKPLPWRKILTFEQAVARGFFNYLEKLKYEYYLKESLKQMNVSEDLEKEDFDSRRYKYLAEDGALSPIEESETEDGSATNLEQNDKCDIKLVDHNDFIISSQVPKMKNVYLEQEECTEEAALSKKRASKSKNIGQRIEWSEKR from the coding sequence ATGGCATCTAATTCAGCTGTGGAAATTGACAGTGAAAGTGATAGCTCTTCTTCTGGTAGCAGCTTATTTAAAACTCAGTGTGTCCCTTACTCACCTAAAAGGGTGCAAAGAAACCGTACTAGAAAGTTTGTTCATTCACCTAAAGTTGCTCAAGCAAGGGATTCATCTAGTGATTCATCTTTTGAACCAAGACCATTGActttaaaagctatttttgagagattcaaaaaaagaaaacgtaaaaagaagaaatacaaaccaaCAGGAAGACCAAGAGGAAGACCAACTGGGAGAAAAAACAGTAGAcgttcccaaataaataagaaacaagttCAAGACAAAGGATCTGGGTTCCCATTTTTAGAATCCGAGAATGCAAGAAAACCATTACCTTGGAGAAAAATTTTAACCTTTGAGCAAGCAGTGGCAAGAGGATTTTTCAACTACCTTGAAAAACTGAAGTATGAATACTACCTCAAGGAATCCTTGAAACAAATGAATGTTAGTGaagatttagaaaaagaagatttTGACAGTCGTAGATACAAATACTTGGCTGAAGATGGAGCTCTCTCGCCTATTGAAGAGTCAGAAACAGAGGATGGGTCTGCAACAAATCttgaacaaaatgacaaatgtGATATCAAATTGGTGGACCATAATGATTTCATTATAAGTTCTCAAGTACCAAAGATGAAGAATGTGTATTTAGAACAAGAGGAATGTACTGAAGAAGCTGCTTTGTCTAAAAAGAGAGCATCAAAGTCTAAAAACATTGGACAGAGGATAGAATGGTCTGAAAAGAGATAG